One genomic window of Aptenodytes patagonicus chromosome 3, bAptPat1.pri.cur, whole genome shotgun sequence includes the following:
- the FAXC gene encoding failed axon connections homolog: MLWGVGLAAPRSCVADLSRNRSLSLGWCAGPEEPPPALYGGEIVAFPLAGGGAGGTMAALGSDSWWKKTLYLTGGALLAAAAYLLHELLAIRKEQELDSKDAIILHQFSRPNNGVPSLSPFCLKMETYLRMADLPYQNYFDGKLSPQGKMPWIEYNHKKVSGTEFIIDFLEEKLGVNLNKHLGPHERAVSRAVTKMVEEHFYWTLAYCQWVENLHETQKMVSLFGPFSDLLKWILCHLTKGIVKREMYGHGIGRFSEEEMYTLMEKDMRTLAGLLGDKKYIMGPNVSTVDATVFGHLAQAMWTLPGTRPERLIKGELINLAMYCERIRRKFWPEWHHDDDNTLYESEESSEASKTYSPLQDFSFYSRTETFDEEGNSISQTPDTDYTGNSLFDSDVDMDDYRDHEQCK; encoded by the exons ATGCTGTGGGGGGTGGGCCTGGCGGCGCCCCGCTCCTGCGTGGCGGACCTGAGCCGCAACCGCAGTCTGTCGCTGGGGTGGTGCGCGGGGCCTgaggagccgccgcccgccctctATGGGGGCGAGATCGTCGCCTTTCCGctggcgggcgggggcgcgggcggcACCATGGCGGCGCTGGGCTCCGACTCCTGGTGGAAGAAGACGCTGTACCTGACGGGCGGCGCGCTGCTGGCCGCCGCCGCCTACCTGCTCCACGAGCTGCTGGCCATACG GAAAGAGCAAGAGCTCGATTCGAAAGATGCTATCATACTGCATCAGTTTTCAAGGCCTAACAATGGTGTTCCAAGCTTATCTCCATTCTGTCTGAAAATGGAAACTTACTTGAGGATGGCTGATTTGCCCTACCAG aaCTATTTTGATGGAAAACTTTCCCCTCAAGGGAAAATGCCTTGGATTGAATACAATCACAAGAAAGTATCTGGCACTGAGTTCATTATCGACTTTTTGGAAGAGAAACTTGGAGTGAATTTAAATAAACACCTTGGTCCGCATGAAAGAGCTGTTTCCAGAGCCGTGACAAAAATGGTGGAGGAGCACTTCTACTG GACTTTAGCTTATTGCCAGTGGGTGGAAAATCTTCACGAGACGCAAAAGATGGTTTCACTTTTTGGCCCCTTCAGTGACTTGCTGAAGTGGATCCTCTGTCATCTGACCAAAGGGATCGTGAAGCGGGAAATGTACGGCCATGGCATTGGCCGCTTCTCGGAGGAGGAGATGTACACGCTGATGGAGAAGGACATGCGGACTCTGGCAGGCCTCCTGG GTGACAAGAAGTACATTATGGGACCAAACGTTTCCACTGTTGATGCCACTGTCTTCGGGCATCTGGCACAGGCAATGTGGACACTACCAGGGACTCGACCAGAGAGACTAATCAAAG GTGAACTGATAAACCTTGCTATGTATTGTGAAAGAATAAGGAGGAAATTTTGGCCAGAATGGCACCATGATGATGATAACACTCTGTATGAATCTGAGGAAAGCAGCGAAGCAAGCAAGACTTACTCACCTTTGCAGGACTTCAGTTTTTATTCAAGGACAGAAACATTTGATGAGGAAGGGAACAGTATTTCTCAAACCCCTGACACAGATTACACTGGAAACTCCCTCTTTGATTCAGATGTGGACATGGATGACTACAGAGATCATGAACAATGCAAGTGA